A single window of Gossypium hirsutum isolate 1008001.06 chromosome A10, Gossypium_hirsutum_v2.1, whole genome shotgun sequence DNA harbors:
- the LOC107936347 gene encoding probable disease resistance protein At4g27220 — translation MVDNQSAIAISKNAVFHGKTKHFKLKFYFVLEAVQSKDVNLAYCSSQDQLADILTKPLGTISPRRSVEHWSAMQQTTSILSSSSMSHLGIVSSIFTKAAEYTISAIINHVKYLSNHQQNVETLKEQAEKLKDARDRVQHSVDAAQRNGEEIERDVNNWMSAVDRKIPQQVEKVMQDEEKAKKKCFIGLCPNFWTRYKHSLKAAEKAKAVAELLEQGKFDGVSYPVPLQNITVPPVKGYEDFESRTLVLNEIMEALEDDSVSVIGVHGMGGIGKTTLVKEIATKVKDKLFDSVVIATVTQTIDIEKIQNRIAELLGLKFEEQSTDVKALRLRERLKKEKRVLVVLDDVWGKVDIEEVGIHLGDEHKGCKLLLTSRELNVLSNGMDAQKHFSIRLLNEKEAWDLFKKKAGDCVESCDLKPTAMEVAKKCAGLSIAIATVAGALRNKRLFEWKNALRELERPSSSNFTGITAAYSAIEWSFNYLESEEVKLTFLLCCVIGHNGLVEKLMRYTVGLGLFGGVNTIEEARNNVLIVVTNLKASSLLLDSYDGEHFDIHDVVWDVALAIASRDYHMLVLRDHVPMEWSDKEKMNSWRRISLTCPPIIAELAKELDCSGLSFFHMTHYGSVEIPPDFFKRIESLRVLDLPHGPSFSYPRESINLPESINHLINLRMLCLRGCLVKDITIIGELKNLEILDLAFSGIKELPKKIAQLSRLRLLDLSGCRAVKIIPPNVLSSLSKLEELYMEGSFAEWENEGVVGNERRNARLDELNNLSRLTTLHVNIPNVQMIPKHGFIETLDRYKILVGDYPEVEWYSKYEYSRTLKLKIYKNISSSNGVKMLLKRSEDLYLDLKGLEGIKSVLAELNNGQEFLNLKRVDVIIRMEEYSTTSKPVPLFNKQTSLWISNLRRLIINGYGNLEHLLSPSVARRLEQLQCIEIADCKCLREIIFTKEILEEEEREDVICFPRLNSLRMDYLRNLIFFCSGNYNIEFPLLKELEIEDCLKLEEFISESNTESGMHTLFNEKLGNDDNLQVEKCEDDISVGTMAAAKIKQSCKTEFAKLKQEVSKQKKTKQSKSSEQN, via the exons ATGGTTGATAATCAATCAGCAATAGCTATCTCTAAGAATGCTGTTTTTCATGGCAAAACGAAGCACTTTAagctcaaattttattttgttctaGAGGCAGTACAATCAAAGGATGTGAATCTTGCATATTGTAGTTCACAAGATCAATTGGCTGACATTTTGACAAAGCCTCTTGGCACAATCAG TCCAAGAAGGAGTGTTGAGCATTGGTCTGCAATGCAACAAACTACCAGCATCTTGAGCAGCAGCAGCATGTCT CATCTTGGCATCGTTAGCTCTATTTTCACTAAAGCTGCAGAGTATACGATTTCTGCTATCATAAACCACGTCAAATACCTTTCCAATCATCAGCAAAATGTTGAGACCCTCAAGGAGCAAGCTGAGAAGCTGAAAGATGCAAGGGACAGAGTGCAGCATTCTGTTGATGCAGCTCAACGAAACGGCGAAGAGATCGAACGTGATGTTAACAACTGGATGTCGGCAGTGGACAGGAAGATCCCTCAACAAGTAGAGAAAGTGATGCAAGATGaagaaaaagcaaagaaaaagtgTTTCATTGGTTTGTGTCCTAATTTTTGGACTCGTTACAAGCATAGCCTGAAAGCTGCAGAGAAGGCGAAGGCTGTTGCCGAGCTACTTGAACAGGGCAAGTTTGACGGTGTTTCTTATCCTGTACCTTTACAGAATATCACTGTCCCACCAGTTAAAGGTTACGAGGATTTCGAGTCAAGAACGTTGGTTTTGAATGAAATAATGGAGGCATTGGAAGATGATAGCGTCAGCGTTATTGGGGTGCACGGTATGGGCGGCATTGGAAAAACAACGCTAGTAAAAGAAATCGCTACAAAGGTCAAGGACAAGTTGTTTGATTCGGTTGTCATAGCAACAGTAACTCAAACCATTGATATTGAGAAAATTCAGAACAGAATTGCGGAGTTATTGGGTTTGAAATTTGAGGAGCAGAGTACCGATGTAAAGGCACTTCGACTACGAgaaagattgaagaaagaaaagagggTTCTGGTTGTCTTGGATGACGTTTGGGGGAAGGTTGATATTGAGGAAGTAGGGATTCATTTGGGAGATGAACACAAGGGCTGCAAATTACTATTAACTTCTAGAGAGCTCAATGTTTTATCAAATGGGATGGATGCtcaaaaacatttttccattAGGCTTCTAAATGAAAAGGAGGCCTGGGACCTGTTCAAGAAGAAGGCTGGCGATTGTGTTGAAAGTTGCGATTTGAAGCCTACAGCTATGGAGGTAGCCAAAAAATGTGCAGGATTATCGATAGCCATTGCGACAGTTGCAGGGGCTTTGAGAAACAAAAGATTGTTTGagtggaagaatgctttacgagaACTAGAGAGGCCTTCATCAAGCAACTTCACGGGGATAACTGCAGCATATTCAGCTATTGAGTGGAGTTTTAATTATTTAGAAAGTGAGGAAGTTAAGCTGACTTTCTTGCTTTGCTGTGTAATAGGCCATAATGGTCTGGTTGAGAAGTTGATGAGATATACTGTGGGTTTGGGTTTATTTGGTGGTGTCAACACTATAGAAGAAGCTAGAAATAATGTATTGATAGTTGTGACTAATCTCAAAGCGTCTTCCTTGTTGCTTGATAGTTATGATGGTGAGCACTTTGATATCCATGATGTTGTTTGGGATGTTGCTTTAGCTATTGCATCGAGGGACTACCATATGCTTGTTTTGAGAGATCATGTTCCGATGGAGTGGTCCGATAAGGAGAAAATGAACAGCTGGAGGAGGATAAGCTTAACTTGTCCTCCAATTATAGCCGAGCTTGCTAAGGAGTTGGACTGTTCAGGTCTTTCCTTTTTCCATATGACCCATTATGGTTCAGTGGAAATTCCTCCCGACTTTTTCAAACGAATTGAAAGTCTTAGAGTCTTGGATTTACCTCACGGACCTTCATTTTCCTACCCACGGGAGTCAATTAACCTACCTGAGTCAATTAATCACCTAATAAATCTTCGCATGTTGTGTTTAAGAGGATGTCTAGTTAAAGACATAACAATCATTGGAGAGCTCAAAAATTTAGAAATCCTTGACCTTGCCTTCTCAGGGATCAAAGAATTACCCAAGAAGATAGCACAGTTGAGTCGGTTAAGGTTGTTAGATTTGAGTGGGTGTAGAGCAGTAAAAATCATTCCGCCAAATGTCTTATCAAGTTTGTCTAAATTAGAAGAATTATATATGGAAGGAAGCTTTGctgaatgggaaaatgaaggaGTAGTCGGCAACGAAAGGAGAAATGCACGTCTTGATGAATTAAACAATTTGTCTCGTCTAACTACTTTACATGTTaatattcctaatgttcaaatgATTCCAAAGCATGGATTCATTGAGACATTGGATAGATATAAGATTCTCGTAGGTGATTATCCTGAAGTCGAGTGGTATTCAAAATATGAATATTCGAGAACATTGAAGCTCAAGATATACAAAAACATTTCTTCGAGCAATGGGGTGAAAATGTTGCTGAAAAGGAGTGAAGATTTGTATCTTGACTTAAAGGGACTTGAAGGCATCAAGAGTGTACTTGCGGAGTTAAATAATGGacaagaatttttaaatttaaagagaGTTGATGTAATTATCAGAATGGAGGAGTATTCCACAACTTCCAAGCCGGTACCTCTTTTCAATAAACAG ACAAGTCTTTGGATTTCGAATTTGAGGAGGTTGATCATCAATGGATACGGTAACTTGGAGCATCTGTTATCACCCTCTGTCGCCAGAAGGCTGGAGCAGCTCCAATGCATTGAGATAGCGGATTGCAAGTGCTTAAGGGAGATAATATTTACAAAAGAAAtattagaagaagaagaaagggaagATGTGATTTGTTTCCCTCGATTAAACTCCTTGCGTATGGATTACCTTCGAAACCTCATCTTCTTCTGCTCAGGAAATTATAATATCGAATTCCCTTTGTTGAAAGAGCTAGAAATTGAGGATTGCCTGAAATTAGAAGAATTCATTAGTGAAAGCAATACTGAGTCTGGCATGCATACTCTCTTCAATGAGAag CTTGGAAACGATGACAATCTCCAAGTTGAGAAATGTGAAGATGATATTTCTGtaggaacaatggcagcagcaaaaaTCAAACAAAGTTGCAAAACAGAATTTGCAAAACTGAAGCAAGAAGTATCGAAGCAAAAGAAAACAAAGCAAAGCAAAAGCAGTGAACAAAATTGA